The Musa acuminata AAA Group cultivar baxijiao chromosome BXJ1-8, Cavendish_Baxijiao_AAA, whole genome shotgun sequence genomic sequence TCCTCTACTTAAGCACATCCGAAGGATGGCCCTTCTTCTGCATTGCCATTCAAGCCCGAAGTCGAACCAGTGATTGATAGGGAGGTATAAATGCCAAATCTATGACAGTCTCTTTCTCTGTCTGAGTCGGCCAATGTGTGCATCCTCGAGCTTGGCTTCAGCGTCCAGGAACCTGTCTGTCCATCTTAAATGGGCGTAAAAGTTGAGGAAGGAGGTGGTCCCCTGCACAGGCCTCTGCATTCATGAACAGCACGCAAACTGAAGCAAGGAACCAAATCCAGATGGTCAGGCCTCCGTACCAAATTGAGATTAGGTCTCAGAATAATCCATGGCGCGCCTGCTTTGGGTTCCGCACCAGTCTATTGTATACTTGTTGGGGTCAACGCAATGgcgtgcgagagagagagagagagagagtgccgcTGGATTGCTGTGGATCTGATCGAAAGACGATGAGGAAAATATCTATCTGGGTATCATATCTCCAGTCGACAAGATGTGGGATGCAACAAGGCATTAATATGACCTTGGGGTGTACCTGGAGGAGACTAGATTGGATCAAAGAGGCACTCGATGGTGATCCTTGACATGAAATATCACCCACCCACTGACCGAGACAAAGTGCAACCTGCCACGCCCACAGCAGGACGGGAGAGACCACGTCGGGTTGATGTTTCCGCAGAGCCATCGATGACACCGGCAACTAGAGGCGTCGCCGTGAAACCCAGCAGGCAGGAGGACAAGGCGAGAACGTTAGTGAGGAACAGGATAGCGATAAGCACCACCATGTCGACATGTCAAGAACCTTGGccttttctttctatttctgCTCTCGGGGTCCCACTCCGTGAGCCCCAGCCGGCGACGAAGGGTTAGCCGTACCAGCGTCGGCTACCGAATCAGAACTACGGATGAGCTGTGTGCATGCCTCACCTACGAAGAGGAGCACCACACAGTGAGCTCCACCATATCTCATCCCCTCCGTGCTTTTAGTCGTTGCTATTATGATCTAATTATGACAAAGAAAGCCGAATGTTTGCGAGGCATTTTGCGCAGTGAAGGATGAACATCGcctataaataaatatgaaacagCGAGGAGAAACGAAGTAGAGGAAGAGCGGCGATACCTGAAGGGCCTCCGTAATAGACATATATGTGCGCGGGGAGAATGGTGATGGTGAAGGAGGAGATGCGAAGGGGACCGTGGACGGAGCAGGAGGACCTGCAACTGGCATGGTTTGCGGCCTTGTTCGGTGAACGTCGTTGGGATTTCATAGCCAAAGTCTCAGGTCGGTGGCCACTCATCAGGTGATGGATCGGAGAATGGTGGAAGCTTGCGGTTGATGCCGTGTGTCGTCTGATGTTGTTGCAGGTCTCAACAGAACAGGAAAGAGTTGCAGGATGCGGTGGGTTAATTACCTGCACCCCAGTCTCAAACACGGCCGCATGACCCCCCAAGAAGAGTGCCTCATTCTCGAGCTCCATTCTCGCTGGGGAAACAGGTGGTACACGCCTTTTCCGTAGCTCCTCGTCACTACCGTGAATCAGGTCTTTGATCATCGTAGCTTCTGTCTGCACGCGCTCAGGTGGTCTCGAATCGCACGTAAGCTTCCCGGCCGCACGgataacgagatcaagaactactggaggacTCACATGAGGAAGAGGGcacaagaagagaagagaagcttCTCGCCTTCGAGGACGACGACGTCACCTGCTGATGATTTCCCGATCGGAAGCGAACCGCGAGCGGAGGCTGCGGCGGGTTGTCAGCTCAGTAGCAGCTGCATGAGTCTGGGGCTCGATGAGGACAGCCAGGGTGCGGATTGGTGCTCCATGGATCAGGCGTGGAACGAGATGGCCATGCCTGAAGCAATCGATGGACGAAGTTTCGAGGATTGCAGGGAGAGTACTACGACTGCATGGCCCTCGTCGATGCCGTCTCCTCCTATGTGGGAATGCTGCACTGCCTCGCTGTGGAAgacggatgaggaggaggaggaggaggaggagggggagctcAACGGTGCAGCATTTGGTTTATGACTACCATCACACGAGGTTTAACCATGCATCGGATCCATATTTTTCTTAATCTGTTCTCCGAGACACATCACAGTAGTATTAGTCGTAGTAGAATAAGAAGATAATAAACGATCGCAGCCTCCATCGGATGGAATTGTACTGTAGGATAGTGCGAAGGCCCCCAATGCCATAATCCATAAAAGGATTGGAATTCCAGATTCTACTCGATGAGTACCGTAAGTTTGCCTTAGTCCTCCATCCTCCACCGACAGATTCTCCTCGATGAGTTCCGTCGTAAGTTTGATGATGCTTTTCTAGTGtcccaataacaaaaaaacaGGGGAAAGCGCAGTCCACTTTGTGACAGACTCAGTAGGTGATGTTGATACATGCTTGGCTTGCCACTTGGACAGGTGGTGGTGCTCTGCAACCCATCCATCCCACTTTGATCTATAGCTCATTCATCCAACTTTCGGAACCATAGACGACCTGTGAATCATACAGGGAACAATCCAAGTCCTTCGCATGTGGGCTTCGAAACATGTTAAACAAGTGAGCATACAGTTAGTTCATAAGAAAACACCTATGCAACTTCTCATCTTCAATTCCTGCAAGCATTTTGAACAAGTGATCATCTTTCTAAAGTCACAAGAAATATTCAACATACCATTAAAGGATAATTTTTCTAATAATTATCCGATTATAAAACAATTGCAAGCCGAGGCCTAACAATAAAGTGTGCTTCTTTGAATTATATATATTAGTTGCACGTGTAAATTCAAGCAAACATCTCCACAGTTCATGAAAATAGAGTCGATGATCCAAATAAAACCACAAGTATTCTTCAAAGGAATCATTCGTGTAATCTCTTCAGAGGGGAACATATCCGTAAAACACTACCTCTGCAGGACCTGTCATGTAGACATGGTTGTCCTCCTCCCTCCATTCGATCTCTAATGGCCCACCGGGCAATTCAACGATACAGTGCTGCTTTGCACAAAATATAGCACACATATATGTAAGCATCAATTTAATTATTCATGCAAGTATCAACCTAAAGAGAAATAGCAAGGGGCAAAAAACATATAATGTCAAGCGTACCCTTTCGGTGTGACCTTCAAGAACTGCTGCAACAACAACTGCACAAGCTCCAGTGCCACAGGCTAGAGTTGCTCCTGCGATTTGTAAATATTTCCATAACAAGGCTGATTTATTTTGGAATTAAATGCGCTCATTATTAAAAATCACAATCTCCAGGGATAACTATTTTAACACACAGTTTTTGCAAAAATATTATTGTCCATACCTGCACCACGCTCCCACACTCGCATTTTTAGGTGTGAACGAGAAATGACTTGCACAAATTCtatatggaaaaaaaaagaaatcagtccaaattacaaaaataataatGGATCCTCCTAAGAACATTTAAGCCAGATGCCAAGAGTTTATATAGGAACTTGAAATTTAGATAATTGATGCACTATGTAGTAAAGCACTGACGATACAAAATAACTAACATAATCATGTAGATTTACAGACATCAATTAACTAAATTTGCACGGAAATAAAAATCTTGGTCAAAAgcaaatcaagagagaaagaaagagaaaagtagagacagagagagagacaggTGTAGGAAAGAACAGGTTTTTTTCAGAAGTAAAGAAGATCACAGTAGAATATTTTACTGGCAATAAGTTAAAACTACTAGAGGTTGAGAGGAAGAGATCACAGTAGGATATTTAACTGGCAATAAGAGGCTATATTAACTAAGTTACAAAATTCACTGCCACCAAAGATTCTCGAAACTCCAAAACATTTAATTTGACAAGtttataccaaaaaaaaaaaagatgatgaacCTGTATTAGTTCGAGAAGGGAACATTTCATGGTGCTCAAACTTTGGACCAATATCTTCCAATTTTATGTCATCCACATGCAGAGCCTGCCCAGGTATAGAATGAAACTTTTTTTAGTTAGTTTTAGCAATTCATATCAAAAGAAACACTGCAGGCATGCATCAAGCAAGATGTTTAAATTCTAAATTTATAGTTCATGCTAAATATTACTTATAATGATAACTTATTAGTGAAATAAGAAACCGTCCAACTATAGAACAttttaataataacaaaaaaaagattagaaacagTCACATATCATTTTAAGACTGAAATGGattaaatatgatttaatatattTCTTTACTATGGTCATCCAAGTACCAAAAGGACTTCAATCCACCCTGGTCAAACAAAACATTACCGCCAGTTCGCTTCTCAAATATGTATTTAGATATCAAGCATTCATTCAAGAGTACAATAACCCTCTTTGTAATGTATTTTGTATCATATCCATAACAGTCTCAATAAATGATAGCCATGTGACATCacgtgtgggtcaatctaattaaacTGAGTTCAATGGAAAATGTTGAAACAATGGAGAACGATGAACTTAAAAAGGAAAGCTGGACTAATACAGAGTACTCTCAGTCATGGTCAAGAGTTGGGAGAACTTATAAGGAAACCCTTTTAGTCGTCGGGACATGCTGAGGGTAGAAGGCCCACAAAGGTTGGCCTGAATAGGCATTTGCTTATGAGTTCTACAAATATTATTCTTAATCTTCTAGCTTATTTCTGTTCTTTTGACTTTAATTGTGTAGTTCAAAAGTTACCTCCTTGATATCATTTCTTTACTAATGTAGTTACTGAAACTGTAATCATACCAACATATTGTATCCTTACTGGCATCTGTCGCCCCTGACTTTCGAAAATCTTTCCAAATTTTACAAGGTAACCTCTGTTCCCTCTAAATCTTGTCTGGCACCTTTGATTCCCCTAGACTAAGGAGATTCTAGAGGAAGAGGGAGGTGGCAAGATTTGATGCAAGGAACTGACTTTCATCTCTGAAGTTCAAAGGTGAACCCAGCCAGCAACATTATGGGAGTTGTTCCTAGGTTCACAAAATTTTAAAGAAAGCTAAATACATATACAGAATTGGTAAGACTTTTATGATTCACCTAAGTAAAGGTGCATATGTCCAACAATTCCATGCTACCAGGTGTAAAAGTTCAGCTAAGCAGTGGCATATCCCCGAAAAAGTTACCTCGCATTTTTTTGTACCAAAAGTTACACAATGTGGATTGCCCATGCTAACACATGTCACGTTCCATGATATGCCATCGACCACAAGTTCAGCTTTAATGACAGACCCATTCTTGTTTGCTGGAATCGTAGTAGGAATGTCTGGTGCATGAAGTATAGGCTGACCCATATCTACCTTTACCTGAAAGAATGGACACCATAAAATAAACCTCAGCCCAAACTTTGATGTGCATGACCAGACAGTAGTCAATTATTTAAGCATCTAAAAACTGCAAAAAGGATTTGAAAGAAAGGGAGCTGAAAGCTGTTAGATTATAGTGCTAAGAAATCCAAAATGGTGTCCAGAATATGCAAACATAAAGCCAACACATGATCATCATGGACACTCAATGGCACTCATTTACTACAAGTAGAATTTACTTAATCTCCCAACCAGAGTCTTAATAAAGGATACAGTAGGATAGGTCACAGAATTTCCACCTAGAATAACTGAAGTTTTCAAGAGGAAATTATATCACCATGTTTAAGAATGATGTCTGAATGCAGGACTAATCAAATGGGATTCCATAAAAAAGAGACAAATCTAAACTTTATGAGGCAATGTAAGCTACAAAACATTATgttctttgaaaagaaaaatatttaccgTTGGAAAACGATAATAGTCACATGTACATACAAGATTGCAAAATGCAGAAACAAAAACACAGATGTCTGTGCAATTAAACATGTATAAAGTAATTCTCAATATAATGCTGCCATAGAACATCAAGAAACACTTAGTATAATCTGTATGCAGTAAATTAAACTTATAAGGATCAGTGTTATCTTATCATTCTTTTTCATGCAAGAAATAGTTGATGCAACTGACATTCGATCATTGAATAAATTggggaaagaagaaaagaaaaccaaCACGAAGGAAGACCCATAAGAAAACACATATGCTGAGGAACTGCTAGCCTTTGGAGAAAAATTAACACAGATGTCAACtgagaaaaatatcaaaagaaaagATTGGTATCCAATCCACATATAACTTCCCtatatagaaataatttataagcATACAGAAAAGTTTTGGCCACAAAAGAAAAAACTAATTCTTAAGCAACAAGCCATAATTGGATTCAGACAATCCTAATTAAAACATTAAGTCACACTAAGTATCACATTTACTAAATGTGCTGTTCTCTTCCCATTAAATCCttattattgttttgattttcttCCAATCCACCTACCAAGATCCTGCATGCTCAGTGAGCTCCACAATCCTACATTTGTTTACCGGCAAGGTTTCACCTATGCACATGGCTAAGTTTCACATGGATTAGATTCACCAAGTCAAGAATAGCTCCCCCATGTCCACACAGAGCGTAGATAGATGATTCTGAATTTCTCATTAAAAGGAAAGTACCAGAAGACAAACGTAGGAGACTAAATTTTGAGAATGAAAACTGCTTTTCAGCTAGTATGGTGAAGACCCATGAAATAACAGCCACTAATGTTGTACTTCATGACACGAGAAAAAGTTATAAGCATACAGATCAGTGTGCCAGACGAAAAAGCTtgcaacttcaatcttgaacataCCTTCCCATCACTTTGGATTTCAGGAACTATTAAACCAGCACCAGTGTGAATCCTAAAACTGCAAGATGTAAATAACAGCCAAAATTAGGTAATATAGAACTTGTATACAACAGACAATAATGCACACATCAAAGAAAATTATATACCCTTAGAAGATTATCAATACCATATCATAGGAAAATCAGCTCAGGAAAAAAACAAAACATCCAAGCTACATATTTTAAAATAGTGGTATCAAGCATAAAAGATAGGATAGGAACTTCAGAAACCAGTGACAGGCGTCATGTTCCATTAGGAAACTTTAGAGAAGCTGTTATCATTGGCATGCTTTGCTTAAAGTTAATAAACCCATCATCACTGTATGAATCTAAAATATATGTTGTGCAACAGTTACTGGCAATGCATAAGGGTGCCTAATACATGCATCCTAAATGATGGCCAGGTACTATCCTTTATGACTAAGGTAAAATTCATAAAAGATTACATGTCTTGGTCAAATACTTTGTCTTCCACCAGGGTTTCTCCACCTCTAATTATCCAATTCTAACATAAACTTCTGTTATTTTTGGAGGCAACACATCATTTATGACACTAGATGTGATGCACCAGTTTAGTCCCATGTTGGGAATGAGAGGAAGTATGTCTTGGTTTAGAAGGCTAGTGATTATCTTGTTTTATTGTTGGTTATCATGGACTTATGATTTAGGACAATAAAGCATAAGTATAGAGGAAGGTATAGATAACTGCACCTTTGCATCCCATGTAGGTTTTCAAGCTCAGTAATGAATCGAGCAAGGCAACGAATTCCATTCCCGCACATCTGAAGACACACAAACGGTTGAATGATCAAGCTCCGCTGGCATAAAAAAGTCATACTACATACTGCCACTAAATATTACTCCATAGAGTACATTTATCTTCCATCCAAATTTTCTTTGCTTGAATCAAATTTTGAtcacaaaaaatatttataatgactagtgataaaaaaaaaaatgcagattGTTCAATCTCTTATCACAATAGTTATTACGAACTTTTGAAAGGCTTTATTAAGGAAAGTTAGGAGAGTCTCCAAAAGAGCAGGATACCTCCGGTTCGCTGCCGTCCGAGTTAAAGATCCTCATGGTGTAATCAGTATCACTGACCCCTGGCAACACGAAGATGACGCCATCAGCACCAACGCCAATATTCCGATCGCACAGCTTCACGGCCTGCTCCGGCGTCACCTTAGGCTCGGAAGAATTCCTATTGTCCACCTATTTGGTCATATGGTTTCCATCAAACATCATTAAAGAGGGACTGAACCCCTAACAAATTGATTAAAGAAAAAGGGGGCCGATCATCGGATACCAAAATGAAATCGTTGCCGAGGCCTTGGTACTTGACGAAATGAAGGATGCCAGACTCCCTACGATCGAGGAACTCGACATCGGGGGATTTCTTGGGGGCCTGGACACTCATGGAGGCCGAGGGCGAGCGAGAACTAAGGTTTCGGAAGAGGGGGAAGGACCTTCCGAATCGGAACGGCGAGGCGAGGCGGAAGGGGTGAGCGGCGACGAGGGGATCGCGAAGGCGAAATGACTGTGTAAGGGAGATGGAGGCAGCCATGGAGCCACTCGTACTGCAGTCGCCGCCGCTCGGGCCGGCGAGGAGGCGAGGGTTATAAACGGGGGAAGGGAAAAGGGTCGTAGTCGGACCACGTTGACTAAAGACAGAAGACCGAAGTGAAATGTGATTGAGTTGGGTTTGGGTCGGACTGGTATTCGATAGCAACCCATTGGATCCACTGGTATTCGATACTAACGTCTCTTTTCTACAATTGAGTTTGGCATTTTTTTTCCtaaaatgtatatatattaatttctgaagagaaatcatatatatatatatatatatatatatatatatatatgaaagtggCTTAAGATTTGATTGTATAATTCGAAACAGATTGATGTTATGATATTTATTGAGAAAACTCGAGGAATATTCATCTCCTATCATAATTCGACTTGTAAGATCCaatcaagattttgtaatattagaataaaaatataaaaattaaattactaaataatttaatttataaataaaaaatattcttgaAATCTTTTTTAAGTGCAAAAATTATTTCTCAAACTGTTCAGAAAATATTTTTGAAGTATCCATCTTATTCTGAACTAATGTCAACTCTACCATCAATCATCTCAATTAATCTCATTAAAAATgaacaaatatattattatcaatttcagtTTAAATAACCAAACAAAATTGAGTTAATCCATCAAACTCAGGTCATAACAAATCTAATAATTGTTGGTCCAACAGCCACTGTTTATGAGAAGTCAAGCTCCCAAGTGTACTTAAAAGAAAGGATTTAGTACTTCTGGAGCTGCAAACACAAAGAACATCACAATTTGTCAAACGAACCATAGATGGTTTCATGTTTCAAAAAGACAATCGAGCTGAACAAATACAGTAAATTACAAAGTTCTTTTCAACAACATTAGACTTAAAAAGAAACCAAACAATACCAGCAAACCTGATGGAAAAGCCACAGTCCACTATAACCAAACTAAAATAAGATAGGAAAAGGACCAAAATATGGAAAATGTTTGTGGCACCAACTGCACATGTTTATGGTGCCATGGCACAAAACATCATCTAACAAGAGGGCATTTATCAGCCCAATCTGAAAGCAGACATGCATCTCACTTGCATATCCCACAATCTTCAGCAAACCTGCTGTTACAATAAAGCCATAACTATAACATAAAGGTCTGCCTGTCAGAGCAGCTAAGTACCACATAAGCGAAGCTCAGAAGCATTTCCGGTGGACAATCGCAGGCCCAGACTCCTCGTACTCGCCCT encodes the following:
- the LOC135585322 gene encoding myb-related protein MYBAS1-like, with translation MCAGRMVMVKEEMRRGPWTEQEDLQLAWFAALFGERRWDFIAKVSGLNRTGKSCRMRWVNYLHPSLKHGRMTPQEECLILELHSRWGNRWSRIARKLPGRTDNEIKNYWRTHMRKRAQEEKRSFSPSRTTTSPADDFPIGSEPRAEAAAGCQLSSSCMSLGLDEDSQGADWCSMDQAWNEMAMPEAIDGRSFEDCRESTTTAWPSSMPSPPMWECCTASLWKTDEEEEEEEEGELNGAAFGL
- the LOC103994011 gene encoding diaminopimelate epimerase, chloroplastic, whose protein sequence is MAASISLTQSFRLRDPLVAAHPFRLASPFRFGRSFPLFRNLSSRSPSASMSVQAPKKSPDVEFLDRRESGILHFVKYQGLGNDFILVDNRNSSEPKVTPEQAVKLCDRNIGVGADGVIFVLPGVSDTDYTMRIFNSDGSEPEMCGNGIRCLARFITELENLHGMQSFRIHTGAGLIVPEIQSDGKVKVDMGQPILHAPDIPTTIPANKNGSVIKAELVVDGISWNVTCVSMGNPHCVTFGTKKCEALHVDDIKLEDIGPKFEHHEMFPSRTNTEFVQVISRSHLKMRVWERGAGATLACGTGACAVVVAAVLEGHTERHCIVELPGGPLEIEWREEDNHVYMTGPAEVVFYGYVPL